The Cellulophaga lytica DSM 7489 nucleotide sequence AAGGTATTTTTTCTAAATTTCTTAATTATTAATTGGTTGTTATTTTTATGTAAATAACAAAACACAAAAAGCCCTTCCTTGTAAAAGGAAGAGCTAATTATAGAATTTTAAGCTAGTTTCTTAAGCCTCAAAAGGCTCTACAGAAACAAAAGACTTACCGCCTGCTTTTTTCTGAAACTTTACAATACCATCTACTTTGGCGTGTAAAGTATGGTCTTTACCTGCATAAACATTATCTCCTGGATTATGTTTAGTACCACGCTGTCTTACAAGAATGTTTCCTGCAATAGCCGCTTGACCACCAAAAATTTTAACTCCTAAACGTTTCGATTCTGATTCTCTACCGTTTTTCGAACTACCAACACCTTTCTTATGTGCCATAATTTCTAGGTTTTATTTTGTTATACTTAAATGATAATGCAATTATGCTTTACCACCGTCTAATTCATCTTGCCATTTCTTTAACTCATCCCACTTACCTTCAGCAGCTAATTTAGCTTGTGCAGGCCATGTATCAGTTACGTGGTTACCACGAACGTCAGCGATGATTTCAGAAATTTTAGCAGCATCAGTTTTTGCTAATTCAGCAAAAGTTGATATTCCTGCCGCAGCTAATGTTTCTGCAATTTTAGGTCCAATTCCTTCAACCTTCTTTAAGTCGTCTGCTTTTGCAGCTTTCTTTGGTGCAGCTTTTTTAGCTTCTGCTTTTTTAGGAGCAGCTTCTTTTTTTGGAGCAGCTTTTTTTGCTCCAGAGGCTAAAATGTTTTCAATAACAATCTCCGTTAAATACTGACGGTGACCATTTTTCACTTTATACCCTTTACGTCTTTTCTTTTTAAAGACGATAACTTTGTCACCTTTAAGGTGCTTTACGACTTTTGCCTCAACAGCGGCTCCGTCTATAGCTGGGGCGCCAATAGTAATGTCCTTTCCATTCTCTAACAAAAGAACGTTATCAAAAGTTACCTTTTGACCTTCTTCTGTTTGTAAACGGTGAACATACACTTTTTGATCTTTTGCAACTTTAAATTGCTGCCCTGCTATCTCTACAATTGCATACATAGCTTGTGTATTAATTAATTATGTTTAATTTAATGAACTTGCCTACCTAAATAAGCGGATGCAAATATACTGCTAATTCCTTAACTTACAAGCTATTTTACAAAAAAAAGACAAGTTGATTTAACCCCTATATATTCACTATGTTTTTTAGCTGTTTTTAATTCTTAATTGAAGGCTTTAATATAATGTTTTGAGAGTATTTTCTTAATTATTTTATTTTTTTTAAGTAAAATCTGTAACAAATCAAGTAATTTTAGACTTATGAAATAACTAAATAAAAACACTATTAAAAATGAAAAGAAATTTATTCCTATCGGCAAGCCTATTTTGTGCCGCATTAACAATGCAAGCACAACAGGTTGCTTTTGAAGAATATGATCTTGATAACGGCATGCACGTTATTTTGCATCAAGACAACACTGCCCCTATAGTAACAACATCTGTAATGTACCACGTAGGAGCTAAAGATGAAAACCCAGAAAAAACAGGATTTGCTCACTTTTTTGAACATTTACTTTTTGAAGGAACAAAAAACATTGAACGAGGTAAATGGTTTGAAATTGTTTCATCTAACGGAGGAACCAATAACGCCAATACAACACAAGACCGTACATACTACTACGAGGTTTTTCCTTCTAACAAATTAGAGTTAGGCCTATGGCTAGAGTCTGAAAGACTAATGCACCCAGTTATTAACCAAATAGGGGTAGATACACAAAAAGAAGTTGTACAAGAAGAAAAACGTATGCGTGTAGACAATTCTCCATACGGTAAATTCCGAGAGCAAATTGGCATAAACCTATTTAAAAATCACCCTTACAAATGGCAAACTATTGGATCTTTAGAGCACTTAGCCAACGCTACATTAGAAGATTTTAAAGATTTTAATAAAATTTACTACGTCCCTAACAATGCTGTTTTAGTAGTAGCAGGTGATTTTGAAGTTGCTAGTACTAAAAAAATGATTCAAGATTATTTTGGACCTATTCCAAGAGGTAAAGAAATAAAAAGGAATAAGTATACAGAGGAGCCTATTACAAAGACTATTAAGGCTACTTACAACGATCCAAACATACAAATTCCTGCAATCTTTACTGCATACAGAACTCCTGCTAATACAGAAAAAGATGCATATGTATTAGATATGATATCTACATACCTAACTAGCGGAAAAAGCTCTAAACTATACAAGAGCTTGGTAGATGACAAAAAAATGGCGTTACAAGTTTTTGCTTTTAACAATTCTCAAGAAGATTATGGCTCTTACATAATAGGTGCTCTACCTTTAGGAAAAACCTCTTTAAATGATTTAATTGTTGAGTTTGATAAAGAAATTGCAAAATTACAAACCGAATTAATTTCTGAGAAAGATTACCAAAAACTACAAAACAAGTTTGAAAATAACTTTGTTAACTCTAACAGCGGCGTAGAAGGTATTGCTAACTCTTTAGCAAGAAACTATATGTTATACGGCAACACAAATTTAATTAATACTGAAATAGAAATTTACAAAGCTATTACAAGAGAAGACATTAAAACTGTAGCCAACAAATACCTTAAGCCTAACCAACGCGTAGAATTAGAATATTTACCTGTTGCAAAACCTGAAAACTAAGAAAATGAAAAAAATATATTCTTTATTGGTTATAGCATTAATAGCTTTTAACCTACAAGCACAAGTAGACCGTAGTAAAATGCCAGAGGCTGGTCCACTACCAGAAATAAATTTATCTGAACCACAACGTTTTGAACTTAAAAACGGATTAAAAGTTTTAGTAGTTGAAAACCATAAATTACCAAGAGTATCTATACAATTAATTATAGACAACCCACCTGTTGCAGAAGGTAACAAAGCTGGTGTTAGTTCTTTTGTATCTAGCTTATTAGGCAACGGATCTACATCTATCTCTAAAGATGATTTTAATGAGGAGTTAGACTTTATGGGCGCAAGTATGGCTTTTGGATCTGAAAGTGCTTCTGCATTTGCATTATCTAAATATTTCCCTAGAATTGTAGAGTTATTAGCAGATGCTAGTATTAATCCAAACTTTACACAAGAAGAATTTGACAAGGAAAAAGAAAAGATTTTAACCGGCCTAAAAGCAGATGAAAAAAATGTATCTAATATTGCTAGTAAAGTACAAAGTACTTTAGCTTACGGACAAAAACACCCGTATGGAGAGCAAGTAACAGAAGAGACAATTAATAATATTTCTTTGCAAGATGTAAAGCAGTTTTATAACGACTATTTTGTACCCGCCAATGCATATATGGTTATAATTGGTGATGTAGAATACAAAGAGGCTAAAAAATTAGTAAAAGAAAACTTTGTTGCCTGGACAAAAGCAACTCCTCCTTCTTTTTCTTTAGCTACACCTAAAGATGTACAATACACACAAATTAATTTTATAGACGCTCCTAATGCTGTACAGTCTGAGATAGCTGTAGAAAACTTAGTAAATCTTAAAAAGAGTGATCCTGATTACCTTGCTGCCTTGATGGCAAACCGTATATTAGGTGGTGGCGGATCTGCAAGATTATTTTTAAATCTTAGAGAAGATAAAGCTTATACTTACGGATCTTACTCTAGTATTGGAAATGATAAAAATTCTGTATCTAGATTTAGAGCTTACGCAAGTGTACGTAATGCCGTTACTGATAGTGCTGTAGTACAAATTTTATCTGAAATTGATAAAATAGCGTCTACTCCAGTTTCTGAAAAAGAGTTAAGCGCAGCTAAAGCAGCTTACATAGGTAACTTTATTATGGCTTTAGAAAAACCTAGCACAATAGCCAACTATGCCCTTAATATAGAAACTGAAGGTCTAGACAAAGACTACTACAAAACTTATTTAGAGAAAGTTAACGCTATAACTATTGCAGATGTAGAGAACGCTGCTAAAAAATACTTTAAATCTTCTAACGCACGTATAGTTGTTACTGGTAAAGGAAGTGACGTTTTAGAAAACCTAGAAAAAGTTACTTTTAAAGGCCAATCTGTACCCGTTAAATATTATGATAGATATGGCAACGCTGTTGAAAAGCCTAAATATGATATTGCTATTCCTGAAGGTGTAGATGCAAACAAAGTATTAGCAGATTATGTAGCTGCAATTGGTGGTAAAGCCAAATTAGAAAGCGTTACATCTAGCTACATACAAGCTAAAGCAACAGTACAAGGACAAGAGTTACTGCTAGAAATGAAAAAAACTACTAGCAACCAATTTATGCAAAATGTTAGCATGATGGGCAACTCCGTAAGCAAACAAGTATTAGATGGCGATAGTGGATTTATGATTGTTCAAGGTCGTAAAATGGATATGCAAGAAGCTCAACTGTCTGCCATTAAAGCAGAATCTGCTCCTTTTCCTGAACTTAATTTCTTAAATGGAGGCGCAACATTAACTGGCATAGAAGATTTTGACGGAACTAAAGCCTATGTAATTAAGTTTACCGACACCAAGTCTGCTGCTTACAATACCAAAACGGGATTAAAAATTGCAGATATTACAACAACCCCACAAGGTAGCGCTACTATTAGTTACACAGATTACAAAGAAGTTTCTGGAATACAATTTCCTTTTGTATGGAAACAAGCAATGGGACCACAAAAGTTTGACTTTAACGTAACTGAAATAAAAGTTAACGAAGGTGTTACTGCTGAAGATTTCAAGTAGTAAACAAAAAACACCAAATTTAAAAAGCTGCCTAAAAATATTTTAGGCAGCTTTTTTTATGATTTTATTTAGATTAACTACTTCAATTTTAAGAACTAAAAAATTAAAAATTAGTACTTTTGCAACCTACTATAACACCTATTAATATGAAACTTATAAAAAATATTAGCCTAGTTCTTGTTGGCTCTTTAACACTACTAGCTTCTTGCAAAGAAAACAAGCAAGAGCCAGAAGTGGTTACAGTTAACAATACGGTTGCTAAAGAACAAACAAAAGTATTTGCTGATAATGCTGAGTTTAGTAAAGCCGAATTTACTATTAAAGGAATGACATGCCAAATTGGATGCGCCGCTACAATTGAAAAAAAATTAGCTAAAATGGAAGGTGTAAAATCTGCCACTGTTTCTTTTGATAAAGAGTTGGCTATTGTAGAGTACGACACTAATTCTGTTTCTACAGAAGATTTAACTAAAACCGTAACATCTGCAGCTTCTGGAGATATTTACACTGTTGAAAATATGCACACAGCAGAATAAAAAAAATCCCATATAACAATATTAAAAAAGCCAATATCTATTAATAGATATTGGCTTTTTTAATATTAGTATTTAACAAAAACAACCTAGTTTTTCCAACGCAATGTTTCCATAATTTTTCTAATATCTTCCTGTAAATAAACGGCCGCAGGTAAAATAGAATCGTAATTAGGTTTCACAGAAAAATAAAGTGACCCCGTTAAAAAATGCTCTGTACTATCTGTTACATAAAACTGAGATTGTGATGCCGCATCTCCTTTTACATCATAAAACATACCGTAAACCTTAGCTTCTGAATTAACAAAAGGCTGCTCTAAAATATT carries:
- a CDS encoding M16 family metallopeptidase, with translation MKKIYSLLVIALIAFNLQAQVDRSKMPEAGPLPEINLSEPQRFELKNGLKVLVVENHKLPRVSIQLIIDNPPVAEGNKAGVSSFVSSLLGNGSTSISKDDFNEELDFMGASMAFGSESASAFALSKYFPRIVELLADASINPNFTQEEFDKEKEKILTGLKADEKNVSNIASKVQSTLAYGQKHPYGEQVTEETINNISLQDVKQFYNDYFVPANAYMVIIGDVEYKEAKKLVKENFVAWTKATPPSFSLATPKDVQYTQINFIDAPNAVQSEIAVENLVNLKKSDPDYLAALMANRILGGGGSARLFLNLREDKAYTYGSYSSIGNDKNSVSRFRAYASVRNAVTDSAVVQILSEIDKIASTPVSEKELSAAKAAYIGNFIMALEKPSTIANYALNIETEGLDKDYYKTYLEKVNAITIADVENAAKKYFKSSNARIVVTGKGSDVLENLEKVTFKGQSVPVKYYDRYGNAVEKPKYDIAIPEGVDANKVLADYVAAIGGKAKLESVTSSYIQAKATVQGQELLLEMKKTTSNQFMQNVSMMGNSVSKQVLDGDSGFMIVQGRKMDMQEAQLSAIKAESAPFPELNFLNGGATLTGIEDFDGTKAYVIKFTDTKSAAYNTKTGLKIADITTTPQGSATISYTDYKEVSGIQFPFVWKQAMGPQKFDFNVTEIKVNEGVTAEDFK
- a CDS encoding M16 family metallopeptidase, with protein sequence MKRNLFLSASLFCAALTMQAQQVAFEEYDLDNGMHVILHQDNTAPIVTTSVMYHVGAKDENPEKTGFAHFFEHLLFEGTKNIERGKWFEIVSSNGGTNNANTTQDRTYYYEVFPSNKLELGLWLESERLMHPVINQIGVDTQKEVVQEEKRMRVDNSPYGKFREQIGINLFKNHPYKWQTIGSLEHLANATLEDFKDFNKIYYVPNNAVLVVAGDFEVASTKKMIQDYFGPIPRGKEIKRNKYTEEPITKTIKATYNDPNIQIPAIFTAYRTPANTEKDAYVLDMISTYLTSGKSSKLYKSLVDDKKMALQVFAFNNSQEDYGSYIIGALPLGKTSLNDLIVEFDKEIAKLQTELISEKDYQKLQNKFENNFVNSNSGVEGIANSLARNYMLYGNTNLINTEIEIYKAITREDIKTVANKYLKPNQRVELEYLPVAKPEN
- a CDS encoding heavy-metal-associated domain-containing protein — protein: MKLIKNISLVLVGSLTLLASCKENKQEPEVVTVNNTVAKEQTKVFADNAEFSKAEFTIKGMTCQIGCAATIEKKLAKMEGVKSATVSFDKELAIVEYDTNSVSTEDLTKTVTSAASGDIYTVENMHTAE
- the rplU gene encoding 50S ribosomal protein L21, yielding MYAIVEIAGQQFKVAKDQKVYVHRLQTEEGQKVTFDNVLLLENGKDITIGAPAIDGAAVEAKVVKHLKGDKVIVFKKKRRKGYKVKNGHRQYLTEIVIENILASGAKKAAPKKEAAPKKAEAKKAAPKKAAKADDLKKVEGIGPKIAETLAAAGISTFAELAKTDAAKISEIIADVRGNHVTDTWPAQAKLAAEGKWDELKKWQDELDGGKA
- the rpmA gene encoding 50S ribosomal protein L27 — protein: MAHKKGVGSSKNGRESESKRLGVKIFGGQAAIAGNILVRQRGTKHNPGDNVYAGKDHTLHAKVDGIVKFQKKAGGKSFVSVEPFEA